Proteins encoded in a region of the Marmota flaviventris isolate mMarFla1 chromosome 3, mMarFla1.hap1, whole genome shotgun sequence genome:
- the Cldn23 gene encoding claudin-23, with product MRTPVVMTLGMVLTPCGLLLNLISTLAPGWRLVKGFLDQPVDVVLYQGLWDICREQSSRERECGQPDQWSYFEAQPVLVARGLMITSLATTAVGLLLASLGVRCWQEEPQFLLAGLSGVVLFAAGLFSLIPVSWYNHFLGDREVLPSPAQPVTVEVSYSLVLGYLGSCLLLLGGFSLALSFAPWCEEHCHSCRKAPPAGPRRSSISTVYVDWPEPTLTPAIKYYSEGQHRPPPTEYGATRKPKVGFPMPQPPPKAYTNPVDVLDGEGGKAATSQGASSRSTRPCHSSLPCDSDL from the coding sequence ATGCGGACGCCGGTGGTGATGACGCTGGGCATGGTGCTCACGCCCTGCGGGCTGCTGCTCAACCTGATCAGCACACTGGCCCCCGGCTGGCGACTGGTAAAGGGCTTCCTCGACCAGCCGGTGGACGTGGTGCTGTACCAGGGCCTGTGGGACATATGCCGTGAGCAGAGCAGCCGTGAGCGCGAGTGTGGCCAGCCGGACCAGTGGAGCTACTTCGAGGCCCAGCCGGTGCTGGTGGCGCGGGGACTCATGATCACGTCGCTGGCCACCACCGCCGTCGGGCTGCTGCTGGCGTCGCTCGGCGTGCGCTGCTGGCAGGAGGAGCCCCAGTTCCTGCTGGCGGGCCTCTCGGGCGTAGTGCTCTTTGCCGCGGGCCTCTTCAGCCTCATCCCGGTCTCCTGGTACAATCACTTCTTGGGGGACCGCGAAGTCCTGCCCTCCCCGGCCCAACCGGTCACTGTAGAGGTTAGCTATAGCCTGGTGCTGGGCTACCTGGGCAGCTGCCTATTGCTGTTGGGAGGCTTCTCGTTAGCGCTCAGCTTCGCGCCTTGGTGCGAGGAGCATTGTCACAGCTGTCGCAAGGCGCCCCCAGCCGGGCCGCGCCGCAGCAGCATCAGCACAGTCTACGTGGACTGGCCAGAGCCCACACTTACACCGGCCATCAAGTACTACAGCGAGGGCCAGCACCGGCCGCCACCCACCGAATACGGTGCCACTCGCAAGCCCAAGGTCGGTTTTCCCATGCCGCAACCGCCGCCCAAGGCTTACACCAACCCGGTGGACGTGCTCGACGGGGAGGGGGGAAAGGCAGCCACCTCCCAGGGGGCATCCTCGCGCAGCACCCGGCCCTGTCACAGCTCGCTGCCCTGCGATTCTGATCTGTAG